Proteins co-encoded in one Montipora capricornis isolate CH-2021 chromosome 12, ASM3666992v2, whole genome shotgun sequence genomic window:
- the LOC138027838 gene encoding uncharacterized protein codes for MADPQVPADAVQQAQVVLQNQAQEGQAPAALAEQAQAPVAPEEQAQPPAQAPVQANEVSLEALQQRIKALESAQGTSVESLIQRISYYGGRRVEDFDKYEALRYAEELASVAKSSSHPKAASYNVIASTLREKLHVPAEQFKAYFLALLADKNFSRVIETISKVDKSFQRSTPFRTQTRRGSLPYRQPYFQAYQRPPSRVICYKCGEPGHKSPQCWKRAPSRQPSSAAQPRFNHPST; via the exons ATGGCTGACCCGCAGGTCCCTGCAGATGCAGTCCAACAAGCTCAAGTTGTCTTACAAAACCAAGCACAAGAAGGTCAAGCACCGGCGGCGTTAGCAGAACAAGCTCAAGCACCAGTAGCGCCAGAGGAACAAGCTCAACCACCTGCACAAGCGCCAGTGCAAGCAAACGAAGTTTCTTTGGAG gccTTACAACAGCGTATTAAAGCTCTCGAAAGTGCCCAAGGCACCTCAGTCGAGTCATTGATACAGAGAATTTCATATTATGGTGGCAGAAGAGTTGAGGACTTCGACAAGTACGAAGCGCTTCGTTACGCCGAAGAATTAGCTTCTGTTGCAAAGTCCTCCAGTCACCCCAAGGCCGCCAGCTATAATGTTATCGCTTCGACTTTGAGAGAGAAGCTCCACGTCCCAGCTGAGCAGTTCAAGGCGTATTTCCTTGCTTTGTTAGCTGACAAGAATTTTTCCCGTGTTATCGAAACGATCTCGAAGGTTGACAAGTCTTTCCAGCGGTCCACGCCATTTCGCACACAGACGCGTAGAGGAAGTTTGCCATATCGGCAACCGTATTTTCAAGCCTATCAGCGGCCACCCTCTCGCGTTATTTGTTACAAATGTGGTGAACCAGGGCATAAGTCACCCCAGTGTTGGAAGCGCGCTCCTTCTCGTCAGCCTTCTTCTGCTGCTCAGCCTCGATTTAACCATCCTTCAACATAA